The following are from one region of the Gryllotalpicola protaetiae genome:
- the rplT gene encoding 50S ribosomal protein L20, with translation MARVKRAVNAHKKRRTILERAEGYRGQRSRLYRKAKEQVTHSLVYAYRDRHARKGEFRRLWIQRINAAARQNGLTYNRLIQGLGLAGIEVDRRILADLAVNEPNTFAGLVEAAKKALPADTSAPKAA, from the coding sequence ATGGCTCGTGTCAAGCGCGCAGTAAACGCACACAAGAAGCGTCGGACCATCCTGGAGCGCGCGGAGGGCTACCGCGGCCAGCGCTCGCGTCTCTACCGCAAGGCCAAGGAGCAGGTCACCCACTCGCTCGTCTACGCCTACCGTGACCGTCACGCTCGCAAGGGCGAGTTCCGCCGCCTGTGGATCCAGCGCATCAACGCCGCGGCCCGCCAGAACGGCCTGACCTACAACCGCCTGATCCAGGGCCTCGGCCTGGCCGGCATCGAGGTCGACCGCCGTATCCTCGCCGACCTCGCGGTCAACGAGCCGAACACCTTCGCGGGCCTCGTCGAGGCCGCCAAGAAGGCGCTTCCGGCAGACACCTCGGCCCCCAAGGCTGCATAA
- the rpmI gene encoding 50S ribosomal protein L35 — protein sequence MPKQKSHSGAKKRFKITGSGKVMKQQAGMRHNLEVKSARRKRRLNEDQVLPAVDAKIIKRLLAN from the coding sequence ATGCCCAAGCAGAAGTCCCACTCGGGCGCCAAGAAGCGCTTCAAGATCACCGGCAGCGGCAAGGTCATGAAGCAGCAGGCCGGCATGCGCCACAACCTCGAGGTCAAGTCGGCCCGTCGCAAGCGTCGCCTCAACGAGGACCAGGTCCTCCCGGCCGTCGACGCCAAGATCATCAAGCGCCTGCTCGCCAACTGA
- a CDS encoding TrmH family RNA methyltransferase, translated as MLDNPRSPRVRSVAKLAKKTARAETGMFLLEGPQAASEVLSYRPELIVELYATPTALDRYTDIAQTAVDAGVDVEFVTEEVLNAMSDTVTPQGFVGVVHQFPTSVKDIFSGEPKLIAVLEEVRDPGNAGTIVRAADSAGVDAVIFTGRTVDLYNPKVVRSTTGSIFHLPVAVGASLGDVVGRAREAGLQVLAADVKGEDLLVARRENLLAAPTAWVFGNEARGLEAEDLELVDRVITVPIYGYAESMNLATAASVCLYESAFAQRA; from the coding sequence GTGCTCGACAATCCCCGGTCTCCGCGCGTCCGCAGCGTCGCGAAGCTCGCGAAGAAGACCGCCCGCGCCGAGACCGGCATGTTCCTGCTCGAGGGGCCGCAGGCCGCGAGCGAGGTGCTCAGCTATCGGCCGGAGCTGATCGTCGAGCTCTATGCGACGCCCACGGCGCTCGACCGCTACACCGACATCGCGCAGACCGCGGTCGACGCGGGCGTCGACGTCGAGTTCGTCACCGAAGAGGTGCTGAACGCGATGTCCGACACCGTCACGCCGCAGGGCTTCGTCGGGGTCGTGCACCAGTTCCCGACCTCGGTGAAGGACATCTTCTCCGGTGAACCGAAGCTCATCGCGGTCCTCGAGGAAGTGCGCGACCCGGGCAATGCCGGCACCATCGTGCGCGCCGCGGACTCGGCCGGCGTCGACGCCGTGATCTTCACCGGCCGCACGGTCGATCTGTACAACCCCAAGGTCGTCAGGTCGACGACGGGGTCGATCTTCCATCTTCCGGTCGCGGTCGGCGCGAGCCTCGGCGATGTCGTCGGGCGGGCGCGTGAAGCGGGGCTGCAGGTGCTCGCCGCCGACGTCAAGGGCGAAGACCTGCTGGTCGCCCGGCGCGAGAACCTGCTCGCGGCGCCGACGGCCTGGGTGTTCGGCAATGAGGCGCGCGGGCTCGAGGCGGAAGACCTCGAGCTGGTCGACCGCGTCATCACCGTTCCGATCTACGGGTACGCCGAGTCGATGAACCTCGCCACCGCGGCATCCGTCTGTCTCTACGAATCCGCCTTCGCCCAGCGGGCATAG
- the pheS gene encoding phenylalanine--tRNA ligase subunit alpha, giving the protein MSDTPELNEESVRAAVDAALAAITAADDSAALKDVRAQHLGEHSLLARLNGQLRSVPNDQKAALGKLVGGARGRVNQAFSAKEAEISAAEEHAQLAAEAVDVTALAVPGRVGSRHPLSLIQEKVSDIFIGMGWEIAEGPELENEWFNFDALNFDEDHPARALQDTFFVEPVERHLVMRTHTSPVQIRSLLGRELPIYIVAPGRAYRTDEVDATHVPAFSQIEGLAVDKGLTMAHLRGTLEHFARVMFGPEAKIRLRPNYFPFTEPSAELDVWHPSAKGGPRWIEWGGCGMVNANVLRAGGVDPEVYTGFAFGMGLERTLQFRSELSDMRDFLEGDIRFSQSFGMVV; this is encoded by the coding sequence GTGTCAGACACTCCCGAGCTCAACGAGGAGTCCGTCCGCGCCGCCGTCGACGCCGCCCTCGCGGCCATCACCGCAGCCGACGACTCCGCCGCCCTCAAGGACGTGCGTGCGCAGCACCTCGGCGAGCATTCATTGCTCGCGCGCCTCAACGGGCAGCTGCGCAGCGTCCCGAACGATCAGAAGGCGGCCCTCGGCAAGCTCGTCGGCGGCGCCCGCGGCCGGGTCAACCAGGCCTTCTCGGCGAAGGAGGCCGAGATCTCCGCAGCCGAAGAGCACGCCCAGCTCGCGGCGGAGGCCGTCGACGTGACGGCGCTCGCCGTTCCGGGGCGCGTCGGCTCCCGGCATCCGCTCTCGCTCATTCAGGAGAAGGTCAGCGACATCTTCATCGGCATGGGCTGGGAGATCGCGGAAGGGCCAGAGCTCGAGAACGAGTGGTTCAACTTCGACGCGCTGAACTTCGACGAGGACCACCCGGCCCGCGCCCTGCAGGACACCTTCTTCGTCGAGCCCGTCGAGCGCCACCTCGTGATGCGCACGCACACTAGCCCGGTGCAGATCCGCTCGTTGCTCGGCCGTGAGCTGCCGATCTACATCGTCGCGCCCGGCCGCGCCTACCGCACCGACGAGGTCGACGCGACGCACGTGCCCGCGTTCAGCCAGATCGAGGGCCTCGCCGTCGACAAGGGGCTCACCATGGCGCACCTGCGCGGAACGCTCGAGCACTTCGCGCGCGTGATGTTCGGCCCTGAGGCGAAGATCCGACTGCGCCCCAACTACTTCCCGTTCACCGAGCCGTCGGCCGAGCTCGACGTCTGGCACCCGTCCGCCAAGGGCGGCCCCCGCTGGATCGAGTGGGGCGGCTGCGGCATGGTCAACGCCAACGTGCTGCGCGCGGGCGGCGTCGACCCCGAGGTGTACACCGGCTTCGCCTTCGGCATGGGCCTCGAGCGCACCCTGCAGTTCCGCAGCGAGCTCAGCGACATGCGCGACTTCCTCGAAGGCGACATCCGCTTCTCCCAGTCGTTCGGAATGGTGGTCTGA
- the infC gene encoding translation initiation factor IF-3 has translation MSRTEELRISDPRTNDRIRVPEVRLVGPNGEQIGVVKIEVALRLAQEADLDLVEVAPNSKPPVVKIMDYGKFKYEAAQKAKEARRNQANTILKEVRFRLKIDKHDYETKMKRAIGFLQTGDKVKAMILFRGREQSRPEQGVRLLQRFAEDVAEFGSVESNPTIDGRNMVMVIGPLKNKADAKAEANARRAQAKAESRAQETNSSPAEAPQPEATNEKE, from the coding sequence ATGTCTCGAACAGAGGAGCTACGCATCAGCGATCCCCGTACCAATGACCGTATTCGCGTCCCCGAAGTGCGACTCGTCGGCCCTAACGGCGAGCAGATCGGCGTCGTGAAGATCGAGGTCGCACTTCGCCTGGCGCAGGAAGCGGATCTCGACCTCGTTGAGGTCGCCCCGAACTCCAAGCCCCCCGTGGTGAAGATCATGGACTACGGCAAGTTCAAGTACGAGGCTGCGCAGAAGGCCAAGGAGGCCAGGCGCAACCAGGCGAACACCATCCTCAAAGAGGTCCGGTTCCGCCTCAAGATCGACAAGCACGACTACGAGACCAAGATGAAGCGGGCCATCGGCTTCCTCCAGACGGGGGACAAGGTCAAGGCCATGATCCTCTTCCGCGGTCGCGAGCAGTCCCGCCCCGAGCAGGGCGTCCGTCTGCTCCAAAGATTTGCCGAAGATGTAGCGGAGTTCGGTTCTGTCGAATCGAACCCGACCATCGACGGTCGAAACATGGTCATGGTCATCGGCCCGCTGAAGAACAAGGCGGACGCGAAGGCCGAGGCCAACGCGCGGCGCGCACAGGCGAAGGCCGAGTCGCGTGCCCAGGAAACGAACAGCTCGCCGGCTGAGGCCCCTCAGCCCGAGGCGACGAACGAGAAGGAATAA